A single genomic interval of Alteromonas sp. BL110 harbors:
- the holA gene encoding DNA polymerase III subunit delta, with amino-acid sequence MQIYPNQFSQDISKALRPCYLVFGDEPQQKFDVIEQIRAKAKANGFEERTVLVAETGFNWNQLIEATQSMSLFSNQQFIELELPTGKPGTEGSKMLQEVAASLNPDILLLVHGPKIGKDVQRGKWFKVLDELGVSVLCYPLEGKQLNAWLNKQLSAHQLSVTASGAKMIADFCEGNMLAAKQEIDKLALLYPQQSISDEQIEQAMVDQSRFNVFQLVDVMLSGDSTRCIKMLYRLESEGLEPNIIIWALVREWEQLWKLKLAQQSGTPIQWQKFGIWRNRQGFYQSALNRLSLAQLEDIQNALTRADHAFKQNVIARPYVEMCHLCMMFMGIDLREIPMLQA; translated from the coding sequence ATGCAAATTTACCCAAACCAATTTAGCCAAGATATTTCAAAGGCATTACGTCCATGCTATTTGGTGTTTGGAGACGAGCCTCAGCAAAAATTTGATGTTATTGAGCAAATTCGCGCTAAAGCGAAGGCTAATGGTTTTGAAGAACGCACTGTGCTTGTTGCTGAAACAGGTTTTAACTGGAATCAGTTGATTGAAGCTACGCAAAGCATGTCGCTTTTTTCAAATCAGCAGTTTATTGAATTAGAGTTACCAACCGGAAAGCCTGGCACGGAAGGCAGCAAAATGCTGCAGGAAGTCGCAGCGTCTTTAAACCCCGATATTCTGTTGCTAGTACACGGCCCCAAAATAGGTAAAGACGTACAACGCGGCAAGTGGTTTAAAGTTCTTGATGAACTGGGCGTGTCGGTACTTTGCTATCCATTGGAAGGTAAGCAGCTAAACGCATGGTTGAACAAACAGCTCAGTGCCCATCAGCTTTCCGTGACCGCGTCAGGTGCCAAAATGATTGCCGATTTTTGTGAAGGCAACATGCTAGCCGCCAAGCAAGAAATTGACAAACTCGCTCTGCTCTATCCGCAACAGTCTATATCAGATGAGCAAATTGAGCAGGCTATGGTGGACCAATCGCGTTTTAACGTGTTCCAACTGGTTGACGTGATGCTTAGCGGTGACAGCACTCGCTGTATCAAAATGCTTTATCGATTAGAAAGCGAAGGTCTAGAGCCAAACATTATTATCTGGGCGCTTGTACGTGAATGGGAGCAGTTATGGAAGCTAAAACTGGCTCAGCAAAGCGGCACGCCTATACAGTGGCAAAAGTTTGGTATATGGCGTAATAGGCAAGGCTTTTATCAAAGTGCATTGAATCGTTTGAGCCTTGCGCAGCTCGAAGACATACAAAATGCACTGACGAGAGCTGACCATGCATTTAAACAAAATGTAATCGCCCGTCCCTATGTTGAAATGTGTCACCTTTGCATGATGTTCATGGGGATAGATCTTCGCGAAATCCCAATGTTGCAAGCGTAA
- a CDS encoding D-alanyl-D-alanine carboxypeptidase family protein, whose translation MLRIIQRAKPSLLSFAFLVMGTLLHTANAAVVTPPAPTVAAEGFLLTDYETGNVIASKNADMQLAPASLTKIMTIYVIGKELQAGNISLDDEVTISENAWAKKFPDSSKMFIEVGTQVSVRDLLRGIVVQSGNDACVAMAEHVAGSESAFASMMNAHSASLGMTSSHWVNAHGLHDPDHYTTPRDMAILSRALIAETPEMYKIYSEKEFTYNGIKQYNRNSLLWDKSLNVDGIKTGHTSDAGYSLITSAEQGGMRLISVVMGTDSERARKVENKKLLKYGFRFYETLTPYEAGHSFVAHRIYMGDRETVDLGINQSTPITIPRGQAANLEANFELDDKLEAPLAKGQVVGKLYLQLDGKDVASYPLVTLQEVKEGSFFNRAKDYIMLQLGFDDE comes from the coding sequence ATGCTCAGAATAATTCAACGCGCTAAACCGTCATTACTTTCATTTGCCTTTTTGGTGATGGGGACATTACTACACACAGCTAACGCTGCAGTAGTGACACCGCCAGCCCCCACTGTAGCTGCAGAAGGTTTTTTACTTACCGACTATGAAACCGGTAACGTTATTGCGTCAAAAAACGCAGATATGCAGCTTGCGCCAGCAAGCTTAACCAAAATCATGACAATTTATGTCATTGGTAAAGAGCTTCAAGCCGGCAATATTAGTCTTGACGATGAAGTTACTATTTCTGAGAATGCATGGGCGAAGAAATTCCCCGATTCATCAAAAATGTTCATCGAAGTAGGTACGCAGGTTTCTGTACGTGATTTGCTTCGCGGCATCGTCGTACAATCAGGTAACGATGCTTGCGTTGCAATGGCCGAACACGTAGCAGGCTCTGAATCTGCATTTGCTAGCATGATGAATGCTCACTCAGCATCACTTGGTATGACTAGTTCTCACTGGGTAAACGCTCACGGATTGCACGATCCAGATCACTACACTACACCACGTGACATGGCTATTTTGTCTCGCGCGCTTATTGCTGAGACGCCAGAAATGTACAAAATTTATAGCGAAAAAGAATTCACTTATAACGGTATTAAGCAATACAACCGCAATAGCCTATTGTGGGATAAGAGCTTGAACGTAGACGGTATCAAAACTGGTCACACGTCAGACGCAGGTTACAGCCTTATCACATCAGCTGAGCAAGGCGGAATGCGTCTAATCTCTGTGGTTATGGGTACCGACAGCGAACGTGCGCGTAAAGTTGAAAACAAAAAGCTACTGAAATACGGCTTCCGTTTCTACGAAACACTAACTCCTTATGAAGCTGGCCATAGTTTCGTAGCACACCGCATCTACATGGGTGATAGAGAAACTGTAGACCTTGGAATTAACCAATCTACCCCCATTACTATTCCGCGCGGTCAGGCGGCAAACTTGGAAGCTAACTTTGAACTTGATGACAAGCTAGAAGCGCCACTTGCAAAAGGCCAGGTAGTTGGAAAGCTTTACCTTCAGCTAGACGGTAAAGATGTGGCTAGCTACCCGCTAGTTACACTTCAGGAAGTGAAAGAAGGCAGTTTCTTCAACCGCGCTAAAGACTACATTATGCTTCAACTAGGTTTTGACGACGAGTAA
- the mrdA gene encoding penicillin-binding protein 2, whose amino-acid sequence MPRKRQAIRDHSAEANLFARRATIAFIIVVAMLGIVLNNLYSLQVTQFEDYQTRSNGNRIKVLPIAPNRGLIYDRNGVLLAENRPVFSLEVIPEQVDDIDQTLAELTELMDITSDELERFQSTLKGTRRFKPVALRTQLSEEEVALFSASKHKFPGVQIEARLARHYPYKETLTHALGYVARINKRDLQKLVEAGQEDNYAATHDIGKLGIEKYHEELLHGKVGYQQVEVNNQGRIIRVLSVEPPTPGKDIVLNLDLELQLEAQRIIEGMRGAVVVTDVKTGGVLALYSNPSYDPNLFVHGISSKNYSALLNSPDRPLINRATQGQYPPASTIKPHLGFVGLEEGVITKDYTVNDTGRYKLPNVSHVWRDWRRWGHGKVDVSKAIEVSCDTYYYELAYKLGIDKISESMYEFGFGDFTGIDLYEESDANMPSRGWKRARFNQPWYIGDTIPVGIGQSYWTTTPVQLNTSVNTLINAGERYIPQIIRGYMNSDRSVDLIPLKSLRPIEIKNRENLDVVLNAMRDVVSGDEGGARHAFADTPYDSAGKTGTAQLFTVGQNEEYDASKIDERLRDNAMYVGFAPFDDPEISVTVVLENVGGGSKNAAPVARQIMDFYFKDRVFETVKADPANSDNKLGTN is encoded by the coding sequence ATGCCACGAAAACGACAAGCAATTCGCGACCATTCAGCTGAGGCGAACTTATTCGCTCGCCGCGCGACCATCGCTTTTATTATCGTTGTAGCCATGTTGGGCATTGTGCTAAACAATCTTTACTCTTTACAGGTCACCCAATTCGAAGATTACCAAACCCGCTCTAATGGTAATCGAATAAAAGTTTTACCCATCGCGCCCAACCGTGGCCTTATTTACGACCGAAATGGCGTACTTTTAGCGGAAAACCGTCCGGTTTTTAGCCTAGAAGTCATTCCCGAACAAGTCGACGATATTGACCAGACCCTTGCTGAACTAACCGAATTAATGGATATTACTAGCGATGAATTAGAACGCTTTCAATCAACGCTTAAGGGAACCCGTCGATTTAAACCCGTAGCGCTTCGCACACAGTTAAGTGAAGAGGAAGTCGCGCTTTTTTCTGCCAGTAAACACAAATTTCCAGGCGTGCAAATTGAAGCCCGTCTAGCCAGGCATTATCCGTACAAAGAAACCCTTACTCACGCGCTTGGTTATGTGGCACGAATTAATAAACGCGACTTACAAAAACTTGTTGAAGCAGGTCAAGAAGATAACTACGCAGCTACTCATGATATTGGCAAGTTAGGTATTGAGAAGTACCACGAAGAATTACTGCACGGTAAAGTTGGTTATCAGCAGGTTGAAGTAAACAATCAGGGCCGTATCATTCGTGTGCTGAGCGTTGAACCGCCAACGCCAGGCAAAGATATAGTGCTTAACTTAGACCTAGAGCTCCAATTAGAGGCTCAGCGAATAATAGAAGGCATGCGCGGCGCAGTAGTCGTAACCGATGTTAAAACCGGTGGCGTACTTGCCCTATATTCTAACCCTAGCTATGACCCGAATTTATTCGTGCACGGTATTAGCAGTAAAAATTATTCTGCGCTGTTGAATTCACCAGACCGGCCACTTATTAATCGTGCTACGCAAGGTCAATACCCGCCTGCTTCTACCATCAAGCCTCATTTAGGTTTTGTTGGTCTTGAGGAAGGCGTTATTACAAAAGACTATACGGTTAACGATACAGGTCGCTATAAATTACCAAATGTGTCTCATGTGTGGCGTGACTGGCGCCGTTGGGGCCACGGAAAAGTAGATGTATCGAAAGCCATTGAAGTGTCTTGCGATACTTACTATTACGAACTGGCCTATAAATTAGGTATCGATAAAATTAGTGAGTCTATGTATGAATTCGGCTTCGGAGATTTTACCGGCATTGACTTATATGAAGAGTCTGATGCAAACATGCCAAGTCGCGGGTGGAAGCGCGCTCGTTTTAATCAGCCATGGTACATTGGCGACACCATCCCTGTTGGTATAGGCCAAAGTTACTGGACCACTACTCCTGTGCAATTAAATACATCAGTCAACACACTGATTAACGCAGGCGAACGCTATATCCCTCAAATTATTCGCGGTTATATGAACTCAGATAGGTCTGTCGACCTTATTCCGCTTAAGTCGCTACGACCTATAGAGATTAAAAACCGTGAAAATTTAGATGTGGTATTAAACGCCATGCGCGATGTGGTAAGTGGCGATGAAGGCGGAGCACGCCATGCGTTCGCAGACACGCCCTATGATTCGGCGGGTAAAACAGGCACAGCGCAGCTTTTTACCGTTGGGCAAAATGAAGAATACGATGCCAGTAAAATAGACGAGCGCCTTCGCGACAACGCCATGTACGTAGGGTTTGCACCTTTTGATGACCCAGAAATATCGGTAACCGTGGTACTTGAAAACGTAGGCGGTGGTAGTAAGAACGCTGCCCCAGTTGCACGTCAAATTATGGATTTCTATTTCAAAGATCGTGTCTTTGAAACTGTAAAAGCTGACCCAGCAAACAGTGACAATAAATTAGGGACAAACTAG
- the rlmH gene encoding 23S rRNA (pseudouridine(1915)-N(3))-methyltransferase RlmH, translating to MRIQIVAVGTKMPGWVNTGVEEFIRRFPSDMPVSFTEVPAGKRGKNADIKRILEKEGEQMLAAIPKGNRIVTLEVTGKPWDTPTLAKQLDNWKMDGRDVSLLIGGPEGLAPECIAASEQKWSLSALTLPHPLVRIILTESLYRAWSVTQNHPYHRE from the coding sequence GTGCGTATACAAATTGTCGCGGTCGGAACAAAGATGCCAGGCTGGGTAAACACTGGCGTAGAAGAATTTATTCGTCGATTCCCCAGCGATATGCCGGTGTCATTCACCGAAGTACCCGCCGGTAAACGAGGTAAGAATGCCGATATAAAGCGCATTTTAGAGAAAGAAGGCGAGCAAATGCTGGCCGCTATTCCTAAAGGAAACCGTATTGTTACATTAGAGGTAACCGGAAAGCCTTGGGACACTCCTACGCTTGCTAAACAACTCGACAATTGGAAAATGGACGGGCGCGATGTAAGCCTTCTCATTGGCGGGCCTGAAGGGTTGGCGCCTGAGTGTATTGCTGCGTCAGAACAAAAATGGTCTTTATCGGCCCTCACGCTTCCCCATCCTCTAGTTCGAATTATTCTTACCGAAAGCCTATACCGCGCTTGGTCGGTCACGCAAAATCACCCGTACCACCGTGAATAA
- the lipA gene encoding lipoyl synthase — MSNARPQAGVKLRDDEKVKHIPVTIIPTEKEEMLRKPEWIKIKLPRTTEKIDHIKKTLRKNNLHSVCEEASCPNLAECFNHGTATFMILGDICTRRCPFCDVAHGKPLPPSAEEPEKLAKTIAEMNLRYVVITSVDRDDLRDGGAQHFVDCINAIREHSPSTTIEVLVPDFRGRMDRALEIFKNGVPDVFNHNLETIPRLYRECRPGANYQWSLDLLKKFKAQHPDVMTKSGLMMGMGEENEEIQGVLDDLRAHNVDMLTLGQYLQPSRHHYPVKRYVHPKEFDALGDYAKEIGFTHAACGPMVRSSYHADQQAAGKEVK, encoded by the coding sequence ATGAGTAACGCACGACCTCAAGCGGGGGTAAAACTTCGCGATGATGAAAAAGTAAAACACATACCCGTCACCATTATTCCTACAGAAAAGGAAGAAATGCTGCGCAAGCCTGAGTGGATCAAAATCAAGCTTCCTCGTACTACCGAGAAGATTGACCACATTAAGAAGACCCTGCGCAAAAATAATCTTCACTCGGTGTGTGAAGAAGCAAGCTGCCCTAACCTAGCAGAGTGTTTTAATCACGGTACCGCCACCTTCATGATTTTGGGCGACATTTGTACCCGCCGATGCCCTTTCTGTGACGTAGCCCATGGTAAGCCGCTTCCGCCTAGCGCCGAAGAACCTGAAAAGCTCGCCAAAACCATCGCTGAAATGAACCTGCGTTATGTGGTTATTACTTCGGTTGACCGCGATGATCTTCGCGACGGCGGAGCTCAACATTTCGTAGACTGCATTAACGCAATTCGCGAGCACAGCCCTTCGACAACTATTGAAGTGTTAGTTCCTGATTTTCGTGGACGTATGGACCGTGCGCTAGAGATTTTTAAGAACGGCGTACCCGATGTATTCAACCACAACCTTGAAACCATTCCACGCTTATACCGCGAGTGTCGTCCAGGTGCAAACTACCAATGGTCACTAGATTTACTTAAAAAGTTCAAAGCACAGCACCCAGATGTTATGACTAAGTCAGGCCTCATGATGGGAATGGGTGAAGAGAACGAAGAGATTCAAGGTGTACTTGATGATTTACGTGCTCACAATGTGGATATGCTTACTTTAGGTCAATACCTCCAGCCAAGCCGTCATCACTACCCGGTTAAACGTTATGTTCACCCGAAAGAATTCGATGCTTTAGGTGACTATGCTAAAGAAATTGGCTTCACCCATGCGGCATGCGGCCCTATGGTTCGCTCTAGCTACCACGCCGACCAACAGGCAGCGGGCAAGGAAGTTAAATAA
- the lipB gene encoding lipoyl(octanoyl) transferase LipB: MKRFTDERDQNTLDEIWLVEHDAVFTQGQAGKAEHILMPGDIPVVQVDRGGQVTYHGPGQQVIYLMLNIKRRKLGVRHLVTAMEEAVVGLLAKYNVKAYPKPDAPGVYVDEKKVCSLGLRIRNGCSFHGLALNVNMDLSPFQRINPCGYAGMEMIDTARLNGPTTLETAGKELTHLLLEALSLAQPTYKEGFDE; encoded by the coding sequence ATGAAGCGCTTTACTGATGAGCGCGACCAGAACACGCTAGATGAAATATGGCTTGTAGAACACGATGCGGTATTTACTCAAGGGCAAGCAGGTAAAGCTGAGCATATTTTGATGCCTGGTGATATTCCCGTTGTTCAGGTAGACCGTGGTGGTCAAGTTACTTACCACGGCCCGGGTCAGCAGGTCATTTATCTGATGCTCAACATAAAGCGCCGTAAGCTAGGCGTACGTCATTTAGTCACTGCGATGGAAGAAGCAGTGGTCGGACTACTTGCCAAGTATAATGTTAAGGCCTATCCAAAGCCCGACGCGCCTGGGGTATACGTCGACGAGAAGAAAGTCTGTTCGCTAGGTTTAAGAATACGTAATGGCTGCTCGTTTCACGGCTTGGCTTTAAATGTTAATATGGATCTATCACCGTTTCAGCGTATCAACCCATGTGGTTACGCCGGTATGGAAATGATCGATACCGCGCGCCTTAATGGTCCAACGACACTTGAAACCGCTGGTAAGGAATTAACGCACTTGTTGCTAGAAGCGCTTTCCCTTGCACAGCCAACATATAAAGAAGGTTTTGATGAGTAA
- the ybeD gene encoding DUF493 family protein YbeD: MDTRFDELLDFPTNQTFKVMGVAHEDLPQQVVGCLQQHAPGDYSPTVKPSSKGTYHSVSVSVRVTSKEHMETIYTELAKLELVRVVL, translated from the coding sequence ATGGATACCCGTTTCGACGAATTACTAGATTTTCCAACAAACCAAACCTTCAAAGTAATGGGCGTTGCCCACGAAGACCTACCACAACAGGTAGTTGGCTGTCTTCAACAGCATGCTCCTGGCGACTATTCACCTACAGTGAAACCAAGCAGTAAAGGTACTTACCACTCGGTCTCTGTCAGTGTGCGTGTTACCAGTAAAGAACACATGGAAACCATTTACACTGAATTAGCTAAATTAGAGCTTGTAAGGGTTGTACTTTAA
- a CDS encoding septal ring lytic transglycosylase RlpA family protein, with translation MLQRLFSVLDLVNGSSLRANLVNAGFASQHFLRCGAAVFTAVVLVGCQSAPSQSSRYTQQQDSAPKHVAKKPETLDAVPKYEAYRMFNSRPYKVLGKHYTPMNSGKGYEEVGYASWYGQKFHGHLTSNGETYNMFAMSAAHKTLPLPSYVRVTNLENNKQAIVRVNDRGPFHDNRIIDLSYAAAVKLGYHSKGTAKVKLEVIHFDEQNNVTVGNNPTVTYDEYLGIAVTPSPEIASTSPKPPLDPAAADKTASIPSSNTVADAVYIQVAALSNAEKAKSISNVLSALYQIPAHLPVADNIYKLQLGPIHDEAVVAEVLEQLKQNGYPNAYAITQTL, from the coding sequence ATGTTACAGCGCCTTTTTTCGGTACTTGATTTAGTTAACGGGAGCTCACTGCGAGCAAACTTGGTAAACGCAGGTTTCGCCAGCCAACACTTTCTGCGTTGCGGCGCGGCTGTTTTTACCGCAGTTGTATTAGTTGGGTGTCAAAGCGCGCCTTCACAGTCTAGCCGATACACTCAGCAGCAAGACTCTGCACCAAAACACGTTGCAAAAAAACCTGAGACATTAGACGCGGTACCAAAATACGAAGCCTACCGCATGTTCAACAGCAGGCCCTACAAGGTACTTGGAAAACACTATACGCCGATGAATAGCGGTAAAGGCTATGAAGAGGTAGGCTATGCCAGTTGGTACGGTCAGAAGTTTCATGGTCATTTAACCTCAAACGGCGAAACCTATAACATGTTTGCTATGAGCGCAGCTCATAAAACATTGCCGCTTCCCTCTTACGTACGCGTTACCAATTTGGAAAACAACAAGCAAGCCATAGTTCGCGTTAACGACCGGGGCCCGTTTCATGATAACAGGATCATAGATTTATCTTATGCCGCTGCAGTGAAACTTGGCTATCACAGTAAAGGCACGGCAAAAGTTAAACTGGAAGTTATCCATTTTGACGAACAGAACAATGTCACGGTAGGCAATAACCCAACAGTGACCTACGACGAGTATTTAGGCATAGCGGTAACCCCTTCTCCTGAGATAGCCAGTACCTCGCCTAAGCCCCCTCTTGACCCCGCCGCAGCTGATAAAACGGCAAGTATACCAAGCAGCAATACTGTTGCCGACGCCGTTTACATACAAGTTGCCGCGCTCTCAAACGCTGAAAAGGCAAAATCTATTTCCAACGTACTGTCGGCCTTGTATCAAATCCCCGCTCACTTGCCGGTTGCTGATAACATCTACAAGCTCCAGCTTGGGCCTATTCACGACGAAGCTGTCGTGGCAGAGGTACTCGAGCAATTAAAGCAAAACGGTTACCCTAACGCTTACGCGATTACACAAACGCTATAA
- the nadD gene encoding nicotinate (nicotinamide) nucleotide adenylyltransferase, with amino-acid sequence MSQSRSFQLSPRVKAILGGTFNPPHKGHIGAALKAADEVGIDHVYLMPCKLAPHKSVGVSETHRVRMIELCARSSDRLIPELIELTLPSPSYTLKTLRALKEKSDDTICFFIGADSLYNLDKWYEWEDLLDYCHLVVMRRDGEEFSPPPAIQAWLDCHVTNDKNVIHTKPTGHVVLTNTPLYSVSSTEIRDVLAGAATSDKANAPSASRAISAEYWLEESVLAYINEHQLYKS; translated from the coding sequence GTGAGTCAATCACGTTCTTTCCAACTAAGCCCTCGTGTAAAAGCTATCCTTGGCGGTACTTTTAATCCGCCACATAAGGGGCATATTGGTGCTGCACTGAAGGCCGCTGATGAAGTGGGTATTGACCACGTTTATTTAATGCCGTGTAAATTAGCACCCCATAAGTCGGTAGGCGTTTCAGAAACCCACCGGGTAAGAATGATTGAACTTTGTGCCCGAAGCAGTGACAGACTGATTCCAGAGTTAATTGAACTGACGCTTCCATCGCCCTCTTATACGTTAAAAACACTGCGGGCGCTTAAAGAAAAAAGCGATGATACAATCTGTTTTTTCATTGGCGCAGATTCACTGTATAATCTGGATAAATGGTACGAGTGGGAAGACCTGCTCGATTACTGTCACTTAGTGGTTATGCGCAGAGACGGCGAAGAGTTTTCGCCTCCCCCCGCAATACAAGCCTGGTTAGATTGTCATGTGACTAACGACAAAAATGTTATTCACACAAAGCCTACAGGCCATGTAGTGTTAACCAACACGCCACTGTATAGTGTTTCATCTACTGAAATTCGTGACGTATTAGCGGGTGCCGCTACGTCTGACAAAGCGAATGCGCCAAGCGCTTCAAGGGCTATTTCTGCCGAATATTGGTTAGAAGAAAGCGTATTAGCCTACATAAACGAACATCAGTTATATAAAAGTTAA
- the rodA gene encoding rod shape-determining protein RodA produces the protein MKRTTINPNKISFLQRIHIDGWLLIGLLVLSCVGLFTLYSASGQDMEQMERQFIRLGFSFIVMFGLAQAPLGVFRFFSTYAYAAGLLMLIAVLLFGDMGKGAQRWLDLGFIRFQPSELMKLAVPMMVAWYISKFTMPPRTTHIIVGFGLVVVPTILIAKQPDLGTSLLIASSGIFAIFLAGMSWRLISIVGGLIGAFAPVMWFFLMKDYQKQRVLTFLNPESDPLGSGYHIIQSKIAIGSGGVDGKGWLQGTQSQLEFLPERHTDFIFSVFSEEFGLTGVMCLMAIYIFIIMRGLIISSRAQDAYAKLLGGSITLTFFVYVFVNMGMVSGLLPVVGVPLPLVSFGGTSMVTLMAGFGILMAIATQKRLMSR, from the coding sequence GTGAAACGAACCACCATAAACCCTAATAAAATAAGTTTTCTTCAGCGCATTCATATCGATGGCTGGCTACTCATTGGTCTGCTTGTGTTAAGTTGCGTTGGACTATTTACGCTCTACTCTGCGTCCGGCCAAGACATGGAACAAATGGAACGCCAGTTTATTCGACTGGGGTTCAGCTTTATCGTTATGTTCGGCTTAGCTCAAGCCCCTTTGGGCGTGTTTAGGTTTTTCTCAACCTATGCCTATGCTGCCGGCCTATTGATGCTTATAGCCGTATTGCTGTTTGGCGACATGGGTAAGGGCGCACAGCGCTGGCTCGATTTAGGCTTTATTCGATTTCAGCCATCTGAACTTATGAAACTTGCCGTACCTATGATGGTAGCGTGGTACATTAGTAAATTCACCATGCCACCGCGAACAACACATATCATTGTTGGTTTTGGCCTAGTCGTTGTGCCCACTATCCTTATAGCTAAGCAACCAGATTTAGGTACATCATTATTAATTGCCAGTTCAGGTATCTTTGCCATATTTTTAGCCGGTATGAGCTGGCGTCTTATTTCAATAGTTGGCGGGCTAATCGGTGCATTTGCGCCTGTGATGTGGTTTTTCTTAATGAAAGACTACCAGAAGCAACGGGTTCTTACCTTTTTGAACCCAGAAAGCGACCCGCTCGGCTCAGGCTATCATATTATCCAATCTAAAATTGCCATTGGCTCAGGCGGGGTTGACGGTAAAGGCTGGCTACAGGGTACCCAATCACAGCTAGAGTTTTTACCCGAGCGCCATACTGACTTTATCTTTTCTGTATTTAGCGAAGAATTTGGTCTTACCGGTGTCATGTGCTTAATGGCAATTTACATTTTTATCATTATGCGCGGACTGATCATTTCTAGTCGCGCACAGGACGCTTATGCGAAACTACTCGGCGGTAGTATCACGCTTACCTTTTTTGTTTATGTCTTTGTTAATATGGGTATGGTTTCCGGATTACTCCCTGTGGTAGGCGTCCCCTTACCCTTAGTAAGTTTTGGTGGAACATCTATGGTGACTTTGATGGCAGGTTTTGGCATTCTTATGGCCATTGCCACTCAAAAACGTTTAATGTCTAGATAA
- the rsfS gene encoding ribosome silencing factor: MESQQLKQFVKDKIDDMKGRDVIELDVRGKSTITDTMIICSGNSKRHVSSIAENVMVEAKNAGHAPGSVEGKETGEWVLVDFGDVILHVMQDETRDFYQLEKLWAQ; encoded by the coding sequence TTGGAGAGTCAACAGCTCAAACAGTTTGTTAAAGACAAAATTGACGATATGAAAGGCCGTGATGTTATCGAACTAGACGTTCGCGGCAAATCAACGATTACAGATACCATGATTATTTGTTCGGGTAACTCTAAACGCCACGTATCTTCTATTGCTGAAAACGTAATGGTTGAGGCAAAAAATGCCGGCCATGCGCCTGGCAGTGTGGAAGGTAAGGAAACAGGTGAATGGGTCCTTGTGGATTTTGGTGATGTTATCTTGCACGTAATGCAGGATGAAACCCGTGACTTCTATCAGTTAGAAAAACTGTGGGCGCAATAA